In Carya illinoinensis cultivar Pawnee chromosome 10, C.illinoinensisPawnee_v1, whole genome shotgun sequence, one DNA window encodes the following:
- the LOC122278721 gene encoding protein FAR1-RELATED SEQUENCE 5-like, producing MDFGWSSDSDEVEIVTSRNCPEDFVNETIEDDVNLGDGDGDGINLISTTGSGNLEPFVGKEFDEVEDAQAFYKAYARRKGFAMRTNHTQLSREDRKLVGVHYVCTREGFRRESFKQKERKNPELAETKIGCKATMCIKKDGERWIVCKFVPEHNHVLLTPRSTSLLRGHRGVTRVQKKLILTLNESGIPTRKIMSVLSKESGGDFNTGCIGKDVDNYLGNKRRKLFEEGDAQRLYAYFLDRQCKEPGFVYSMQIDENGCMGSCFWADARSRSAYQYFGDVVTFDATYLTNIYKMPFVPFSGVNHHHQTIMFGCALLVNETAESYIWLLRTWQEAMLGRAPLTIITDDDKAMAKAIAEVLPNTTHRLCLWHILQKFPEHLAHVYNQFPDFSKEFRHCIHETITCDEFEEEWSSIILKYGLVGNDWLENLYNRRYKWVPAYLRTTFCAGMSTTQRSESMNKFFKDYVRSSTMVSDFVHQYEKALDAHYFKEKEKDVRTKSTKAVLKTCWSIEEEAASVYTRKSFQIFQAELFNSQRYKASKVQKEGESKMYAVAPNGKEKPIYYVTLESGEMKAICTCHMFEFLGIVCRHILCVLTKKSKLDVLPYHYVVERWTINAKSRAILELPVSEGHVMTQEDPIMRKNKLMMQFYDVADLGSQSSFKMNHLSHALEKVHNELLLMEDIGERNFEVGDMSRNDSLMLRSQVISNFSQTIQYPQRVPTKGRPKSLRAKNPKETQTVKKRR from the exons ATG GATTTTGGGTGGAGTTCAGATAGTGATGAGGTTGAGATAGTGACGAGTAGAAACTGTCCAGAAGACTTTGTAAATGAAACTATTGAGG ATGACGTTAATTTGGGGGATGGTGATGGAGATGGAATCAATCTGATTTCCACTACTGGTAGTGGAAATCTTGAACCGTTCGTTGGGAAGGAATTTGATGAGGTTGAGGATGCCCAAGCATTTTACAAGGCGTATGCAAGACGAAAAGGTTTTGCAATGAGAACCAATCATACGCAATTATCCAGAGAGGACAGAAAATTAGTTGGAGTACACTATGTTTGTACGCGGGAAGGATTTAGGCGTGAAAgtttcaaacaaaaagaaagaaaaaatcccgAACTTGCTGAAACAAAGATTGGTTGTAAAGCTACCATGTGTATAAAAAAAGATGGTGAAAGGTGGATAGTTTGCAAGTTTGTCCCTGAACACAACCATGTGCTACTGACACCAAGAAGTACGAGCTTGCTCCGTGGACATAGAGGGGTAACGCGTGTGCAAAAGAAACTCATTCTCACTTTGAATGAGTCCGGCATACCGACAAGGAAGATAATGTCGGTCTTGAGCAAAGAATCAGGTGGTGATTTTAATACAGGTTGTATTGGTAAGGACGTTGACAATTATTtgggaaataaaagaagaaaattgtttgAAGAGGGGGATGCACAAAGGTTATACGCATATTTTCTTGATCGACAGTGTAAAGAACCTGGGTTTGTATATTCCATGCAGATTGATGAGAATGGGTGTATGGGAAGCTGTTTTTGGGCAGATGCAAGATCAAGgtctgcatatcaatattttggAGACGTTGTCACGTTTGATGCGACGTACCTCACAAACATTTATAAGATGCCATTTGTGCCGTTTTCAGGAGTAAATCATCATCACCAAACCATAATGTTTGGTTGTGCGTTGTTAGTTAATGAAACAGCTGAGTCATATATATGGTTATTGAGGACATGGCAGGAAGCAATGCTTGGTCGTGCCCCTTTAACTATTATTACTGATGATGACAAAGCCATGGCGAAGGCAATTGCAGAGGTACTTCCAAATACTACTCACAGGTTGTGCTTGTGGCATATTTTGCAAAAATTTCCAGAACATTTGGCACATGTTTATAACCAGTTTCCAGACTTTTCGAAAGAGTTCCGTCATTGTATTCATGAGACAATAACATGTGATGAATTTGAGGAGGAATGGAGTTCAATAATCCTGAAATATGGTTTGGTTGGTAATGATTGGTTGGAAAATCTTTACAACCGACGATATAAGTGGGTTCCGGCTTACTTGCGAACCACGTTTTGTGCTGGTATGTCAACCACGCAAAGGAGTGAGagcatgaataaatttttcaagGATTATGTTCGTTCGAGCACGATGGTGAGTGATTTTGTTCATCAGTATGAGAAAGCCTTAGATGCACACTATTTtaaggaaaaagagaaggatGTGAGAACGAAATCAACTAAGGCGGTTTTGAAAACATGTTGGTCAATTGAGGAAGAGGCGGCGTCAGTGTATACAAGGAAGTCATTCCAAATCTTTCAAGCTGAGCTATTTAATAGCCAACGATACAAAGCGTCCAAAGTTCAGAAAGAGGGTGAGAGTAAGATGTATGCAGTGGCACCTAATGGCAAAGAGAAACCCATTTATTATGTGACTTTGGAGAGTGGAGAAATGAAGGCAATATGTACATGTCATATGTTCGAGTTTTTGGGTATTGTTTGTAGGCATATCTTATGTGTCTtaacaaagaaatcaaaattaGATGTGTTGCCATATCACTATGTGGTTGAGCGATGGACAATCAATGCTAAGAGTCGAGCTATACTTGAGTTACCAGTTTCTGAGGGGCATGTAATGACACAAGAAGATCCGATAATGCGAAAAAACAAGTTGATGATGCAGTTTTACGATGTTGCAGACCTTGGCTCACAatcaagttttaaaatgaaCCACCTTTCTCATGCCTTGGAGAAGGTCCACAATGAGTTGCTTTTAATGGAAGATATTGGAGAAAGAAATTTCGAAGTCGGGGACATGTCACGTAATGATTCCCTTATGTTAAGATCACAAGTAATATCAAATTTCTCACAAACTATACAATATCCTCAACGTGTGCCAACGAAAGGAAGACCGAAATCCTTGAGAGCAAAGAACCCGAAAGAAACTCAAACAGTGAAGAAAAGGCGTTGA